The sequence below is a genomic window from Venturia canescens isolate UGA chromosome 9, ASM1945775v1, whole genome shotgun sequence.
ATTCCTCAGGCCACAGGATTCCATGGTTGCATCGTCCTCCAAAATACATCCTCGAAAAACCAACTCTGTGCAAAAGAAGAAAGCTAATTAACTCTTTTCTACACAATTCAATTCTGTACAAAATTAACTTGGTATTGTaacgtttttttgtaaactaaaatttattttttatttcaaaatatttcaaattcaaaataaatttgctGTCAGaatagaaaaactcaccaaaCGAGTCTTTGGGGAGCTGAACCCTTGTCGCAGTTTCCTTTCTCAATTCTTCAACTTTCGTCCTCAAGTCAACGTCgcttaacttgatcgtttgaAGCGTGTGTGTATCGAGACGCACACCCAAAAGTAAATCCGAACTCATTTTCGTTCGTATTTAGACTCAAACACTTCGTTCTACGCGAATATAACAGCAGCCTCGGTTTGAAAAAGTATTCCAATCACTGACTACACTAGACCAACTCAAAGGcgtcaaaaaatatgaaacagCCAATTTATTTCGACCAATTCACATATAAATTACGTTTTTGACAGAAAACTCTTGAAATTGTTCAGCCTATAAAGATGACTGAGCAAATTACAATACAAAACAACCGAGCTCGATTCTCAGTTCCTGGCCTACAAGCCCTACTGGCTGGCGTTCACCTCTTTGTCTCCGATTGTGTAAAAACCACGAACCAAAGTGTCAACAAAGGCAACGATTAGTGCTTCCCCCCTGATGTGATGATAACTATCGATAACCCTCTTTACTTCCATCGATAACTTATCGACTagtgttcatttttttatcggtcGAGTCGGTGAAAAATCCTCTCGATCgatttaagaggatggattgtcggtatatcgcaaccatgAGTGCGAGACAGatatagttgcaaatttcgaaatcgaaattctttgacaaagtttgaccgattaaaaaaaggctctgtcagtcgatatttgccatcgttctgcgtagacTGACAGagtctttttttaatcgatcaaactgtgtcaaataatttcgatttcgaaaatcccaagtgaggttagtcgacgatccatactcttaacgTGGCAAGTCACAGGACGATGGTAAAAAAATATGCTTGGTAAGTTTTCCATTTATTGTCtgaagtgtgtgtgtgtgtgtattgtGTTAATTAAAAGATTGACAGCGAAGGCATCCTACTCAAGCAGCTGGTGTCACTTGGAAATTGAAGAAGCTCAGGATGACGATCTTTAATGTGTGCGTCACGGTTGGGTATGGTGGACGCATGAATAAACCCTCTGGACAGCCTCTTGCGCCGATTGTTTGAAAGCTTTGAATTTATCACGTACAGCTTTGCCGGCAAAATGCATGGGTAATTTATCTGTGCACGAGAGAACACTAAACGCCTTATAGAATTTCGTACGTATGGCGTCCGTTCTCGTAAGGACCTgcaaaaacgtaaaaatacaCAAATGTATCGTACTATGAAATGCAAACAGGAGCAGAGGGCGTTGTAGGCATGATTGTCTGAAAAATGGAAGAACAAAGaaaaacgacgacgacaacaatTTGCGGTtatagaaaataaattatttactTCGCAGCACGAACGCCCACTACACGAACGTACACGGGATTTGAGGTTATGTAAGGCTGTTTGCGCTTCGTTCATGGCCGGTAATATGCTGAGAAGCCGGTTTACCCTCCCTTCAAAGACACAGGACATATAGCTACTGAcatcatttttaatgatttctccTTTTGTCTGCAGTTCGAGGAAATAACGCATACATTCGGTTTTGTTGACAGCggtcttcgtatttttcataatACTTAACGTTTCCATCAAGCTCTATAAAAAATAAGACCCTAATTATATTTAGAATATAAACGTTTGAAAATCAGTGTTAAAGTAATCGTCAG
It includes:
- the LOC122416066 gene encoding uncharacterized protein, with the protein product MPKLTNFFGAVVLFAVVTKETVTAAAVDKCDKKLANSHFDRAKKFIDDSANTVTNGIEEGFGLTNKINGLEMEFGANLSNTLEHSLMETLSIMKNTKTAVNKTECMRYFLELQTKGEIIKNDVSSYMSCVFEGRVNRLLSILPAMNEAQTALHNLKSRVRSCSGRSCCEVLTRTDAIRTKFYKAFSVLSCTDKLPMHFAGKAVRDKFKAFKQSAQEAVQRVYSCVHHTQP